From a region of the Trichoplusia ni isolate ovarian cell line Hi5 chromosome 12 unlocalized genomic scaffold, tn1 tig00003383_group11, whole genome shotgun sequence genome:
- the LOC113506363 gene encoding uncharacterized protein LOC113506363: protein MQPQNLTGVKVQVKQENLDHASSNNCRCKANMPSDLSQSGRNHSDECHRSNPNYNQQNASQQFPNNATNYSGGASGSMLQVKEEPGTQHPVIKQEPSKEETMPSVSAIKTEAVEQCQVKTEPGTTNTSENIDVKTEVDDTRRCCEIDGGGDRRPKETSPQPGTSSGRPMAENRPTNNQAQETQTNEGSNAGGVLSAPDLQLDWVSDSSSDDGVMLVGDDNNAQQEVIDLTGSPGRGFQPGATQTGEAAELAGAGWAGGARLLPGIPRRGVYPPHLAHNVSEIPPHAHLVRTRVRVGACGGCRRCCCGHAGCACCGAPAHAAAHAPPHAHPSHHHHHAPPAHMGERRRDGMSVAPPYLVHERLWQRQHHMMELQRRSMMGDMGGGFGPGFAQFPPVPLPPTTVLGFPDELQQRDLGAGPPPPMMLDRQHIHHHMHHYMQMHPSPPHLHISIQPSYMGTGALAAAMVQVAEAAEAAERRAWRGRGASGAVIERNTYRHAYRPAPHHVDEKCTICLSIFEVDSDCRRLPCMHLFHMECVDQWLSTNKHCPICRVDIETHLNK, encoded by the exons ATGCAGCCTCAAAATCTCACTGGTGTGAAGGTGCAAGTAAAGCAAGAAAACTTAGACCATGCATCAAGCAATAATTGTAGATGCAAGGCAAATATGCCCAGTGACTTATCACAGTCTGGTCGCAATCACAGTGACGAGTGTCACCGGAGCAATCCCAACTACAATCAGCAAAATGCATCTCAACAGTTCCCGAACAATGCAACCAATTATAGTGGCGGAGCTTCAGGCTCTATGTTGCAAGTGAAGGAGGAGCCTGGCACACAGCATCCTGTCATCAAACAAGAGCCATCGAAGGAGGAAACTATGCCGTCAGTGAGTGCCATCAAAACAGAAGCTGTGGAACAGTGTCAAGTCAAAACAGAGCCTGGTACAACAAACACCAGCGAAAACATAGACGTGAAGACTGAAGTTGACGATACGAGGAGATGTTGCGAGATCGACGGCGGCGGAGACCGGCGGCCCAAGGAGACGTCGCCGCAACCGGGCACTAGCTCGGGCAGACCGATGGCTGAGAACAGACCAACTAACAATCAG gcgCAGGAAACGCAAACGAACGAGGGGTCGAATGCCGGCGGCGTGCTATCCGCTCCTGACCTACAACTAGATTGGGTGTCAGACTCTAGCTCAGATGACGGCGTCATGCTTGTGGGTGATGATAACAACGCC CAACAAGAAGTGATCGACCTGACGGGCTCCCCGGGGCGCGGCTTCCAGCCGGGCGCGACGCAGACGGGCGAGGCGGCGGAGCTGGCGGGCGCGGGctgggcgggcggcgcgcgcctgcTGCCCGGCATCCCGCGCCGCGGCGTCTACCCGCCGCATCTGGCGCACAACGTGTCCGAGATACCGCCGCATGCACATCTCGTACGCACCAG GGTCCGCGTGGGCGCGTGCGGCGGCTGCCGGCGCTGCTGCTGCGGGCACGCGGGCTGCGCGTGCTGCGGCGCGCCGGCGCACGCGgccgcgcacgcgccgccgcaCGCGCACCCCTCGCACCACCACCAccacgcgccgcccgcgcacA TGGGTGAACGTCGTCGTGACGGCATGTCGGTCGCTCCGCCATATCTCGTCCACGAACGGCTCTGGCAGCGGCAGCACCATATGATG GAGTTGCAGCGTCGCAGTATGATGGGCGACATGGGCGGCGGCTTCGGGCCCGGCTTCGCGCAGTTCCCGCCTGTTCCGCTACCGCCTACGACAGTGCTCGGT TTCCCTGATGAACTGCAGCAACGTGATCTCGGTGCAGGACCACCACCGCCTATGATGCT CGACCGGCAACACATCCACCACCACATGCATCACTACATGCAGATGCACCCGTCGCCGCCGCACCTACACATATCTATCCAGCCGTCCTACATG GGGACGGGTGCTCTAGCGGCGGCCATGGTGCAGGTGGCGGAGGCggcggaggcggcggagcgGCGCGCgtggcgcgggcgcggcgcgtcGGGCGCCGTCATCGAGCGCAACACCTACCGCCACGCCTACCGCCCCGCGCCGCACCATGTCGACGAGAAGTGCACCATCTGCCTCTCCATCTTCGAGGTCGACTCCGACTGCAG GCGGTTGCCATGCATGCACCTTTTCCACATGGAATGTGTCGATCAGTGGCTTAGCACCAACAAGCACTGCCCCATCTGTCGCGTGGACATCGAGACACATCTCAACAAG